In the Candidatus Thermoplasmatota archaeon genome, one interval contains:
- a CDS encoding aldehyde ferredoxin oxidoreductase family protein, protein MPPGYHGRVLHADLEKGRLSDYPIPDAWRQAHVGGRGMAARILLREYRGRPADDPLAPSNVLTFFPGPLTGVAMPGSGRHVVAARSPLSGLYGEAYAGGFWATEFLRAGFDGLVVTGAAERPSYLAIVDGHAELRDASDLWGKLVSEVDAELLARLPGARVAAIGPAGENLVRFACVVNDRNRAAGRTGMGAVMGAKKLKAIVVKGRPEGMPKPADDAKLRAARKKYVGTLTDEGMAEFGRYGTPRGVNGLSHSGILPTRYWGAGSWDRSEEVSGERQNATILVGRDNCTACNVRCKRVVETSFEGERVDRKHGGPEYETIAAFASSQLVPSLDYVAASNKWCNEYGMDTISAGSAIAFAMEAKARGLLKDGKAPEYGDGKGGLALLHRIARREGLGDLLAQGTRRAAEALAAPELAVHVKGVELPMHEPRGKKGMGLSYAVSPRGANHMEGYHDTDLREDGASPELGVGKGFSRFEATPHKARVQASFENARSFVNSLVVCAFTIVDSGPTYNLGHVRDMLAAATGFPVDRDGMLAVGERNYQAARLFSIRMGATAADDDLPSRIRREALSFGKRREALTDADLATMKAAYYEARGWDGGGRPTASRLRALGLADAL, encoded by the coding sequence ATGCCTCCGGGCTACCACGGCCGCGTCCTGCACGCCGACCTCGAAAAGGGACGGCTGTCCGACTATCCCATTCCCGACGCGTGGCGGCAGGCGCACGTCGGCGGCCGCGGCATGGCCGCCCGCATCCTCCTGCGCGAGTACCGCGGGCGCCCGGCCGACGACCCGCTTGCGCCTTCAAACGTGCTCACGTTCTTCCCGGGCCCCCTCACCGGCGTCGCCATGCCCGGCTCCGGCCGCCACGTCGTCGCCGCGCGCTCGCCCCTCTCGGGACTCTACGGCGAAGCCTACGCGGGGGGATTCTGGGCGACCGAGTTTCTGCGCGCGGGCTTCGATGGGCTCGTCGTCACCGGCGCCGCCGAGCGCCCCTCGTACCTTGCGATCGTGGACGGCCACGCGGAGCTTCGGGACGCAAGCGACCTCTGGGGCAAGCTCGTCTCCGAGGTGGACGCGGAGCTTCTCGCGCGCCTGCCCGGCGCGCGCGTGGCCGCGATCGGGCCCGCGGGGGAGAACCTCGTGCGGTTCGCGTGCGTCGTGAACGACCGGAACCGCGCGGCCGGACGCACGGGCATGGGCGCGGTGATGGGCGCAAAGAAGCTCAAGGCGATCGTGGTGAAGGGCCGCCCCGAGGGCATGCCCAAGCCCGCCGACGACGCGAAGCTCCGCGCCGCGCGCAAGAAGTACGTCGGCACGCTCACGGACGAGGGCATGGCGGAGTTTGGACGCTACGGCACGCCGCGCGGGGTCAACGGCCTCTCGCACTCCGGCATTCTCCCGACCCGCTACTGGGGTGCCGGCTCGTGGGATCGCAGCGAGGAGGTCTCCGGCGAGCGCCAGAACGCGACGATCCTCGTCGGGCGCGACAACTGCACGGCGTGCAACGTGCGGTGCAAGCGCGTCGTCGAGACGAGCTTCGAGGGCGAGCGCGTGGACCGAAAGCACGGAGGCCCCGAGTACGAGACGATCGCCGCCTTCGCGTCCTCGCAGCTCGTGCCGTCGCTCGACTACGTGGCGGCGTCCAACAAGTGGTGCAACGAGTACGGGATGGATACGATCAGCGCCGGCTCGGCCATCGCCTTTGCCATGGAGGCCAAGGCGCGGGGGCTCCTCAAGGACGGGAAGGCGCCGGAGTATGGCGACGGCAAGGGCGGGCTTGCGCTTCTCCACCGCATCGCGCGGCGCGAGGGGCTCGGGGATCTCCTGGCGCAGGGGACGCGGCGCGCGGCCGAGGCGCTGGCGGCGCCGGAGCTTGCCGTGCACGTGAAGGGCGTGGAGCTTCCCATGCACGAACCGCGCGGCAAGAAGGGCATGGGCCTCTCGTACGCCGTGTCGCCGCGCGGCGCCAACCACATGGAGGGCTACCACGACACGGACCTTCGCGAGGACGGCGCAAGCCCGGAGCTTGGCGTCGGCAAGGGATTCTCCCGCTTCGAGGCCACGCCCCACAAGGCGCGCGTGCAGGCGAGCTTCGAGAACGCGCGGAGCTTTGTCAACAGCCTCGTCGTGTGCGCCTTCACGATCGTTGATTCCGGCCCCACCTACAACCTCGGGCACGTCCGCGACATGCTCGCGGCCGCCACGGGCTTTCCGGTCGACCGGGACGGAATGCTCGCCGTCGGCGAGCGGAACTACCAGGCGGCGCGCCTCTTTTCGATCCGCATGGGCGCCACGGCGGCCGACGACGATCTGCCTTCGCGCATCCGGCGCGAGGCGCTTTCCTTCGGCAAGCGGCGCGAGGCGCTCACGGACGCCGATCTTGCGACGATGAAGGCGGCGTACTACGAGGCCCGGGGATGGGACGGAGGCGGCCGCCCCACCGCCTCGCGCCTCAGGGCGTTGGGCCTCGCGGATGCGCTCTAG